In the genome of Levilactobacillus zymae, one region contains:
- a CDS encoding hemolysin XhlA family protein has protein sequence MLIDIQKDVSATKQKVEDIEDKLNQVDEIDNKADKALAKSIESSHRIDRLTSIQNWLIGILISGIGVTLLIYVIEKFL, from the coding sequence GTGAGTGCTACCAAGCAGAAAGTTGAAGACATTGAGGACAAACTCAATCAGGTAGATGAGATTGATAACAAAGCCGATAAAGCTCTGGCAAAATCCATTGAGAGTTCTCATCGAATTGACCGATTGACCAGTATTCAAAACTGGCTGATTGGCATTCTAATCTCAGGGATTGGAGTCACCCTCCTGATATACGTTATCGAGAAATTTCTGTAA